The DNA segment ACGTTCGATGCCTACGCGGCCCCGAGGATGCGGGCGTGGCGGCGTCGCTGGACGGTCTACCTCGGGCCTCGCTGGCACGCCGCCCTACGGGCCTGTGACCTGTACACGGTGCACCGCAAAACGGGGGAGGAACGCTTCCCTCGCATCATCCGCACCCGCTCCTACAGCCCCACCGTCGACACCCTGTGGCTCAAGATCCCGGCGGGGCAGCACGCCCGCCAGTTCGAAGCCCGCCTGCCCGAACTCACCGAAGCACTACGAGTGCAACGCATCGCCGTCGAACGCGTGAAACCCGGTGTGGTCGGGCTGGTCATCGAACGCAAGGAACCGTTCACCGAGGTCATCGAGGCCCCCGACATGCCCGCCGAGTCCGACGCGGTGAATCTCAAAGACCTCTACGTCGGCGAGACCGAATTCGGCGCCGACTGGCGCCTGGCGCTGCTGGGACAACACGTGTTCGTCACGGGCGCGACCGGCTCAGGCAAGAACTCGATCCCCATGTCGTTACTGCGGGCACTGGCACCGATGATCCGGGACGGGCTGGTGCGGTTGTGGCTGTGTGACCCCAAACAGATGGAGTTCCGCACCCTCGCCCCGATCGCCTATCGCTACGCCGACACCGAAGCCGACTGCAACACCCTCATCGACGACTATGTCGACGACCTGCGCGCCACTCAACGCGCCTTCGCCGACAACGGCGCACGCAAAATCACTGTGTCCCAACAGACGCCGTTGAACCTGCTCATCCTCGACGAAATCGGCGCCCTGCTCGCCTACGGCGA comes from the Prauserella marina genome and includes:
- a CDS encoding FtsK/SpoIIIE domain-containing protein translates to MNTPDSKRRTGREVKALAWTVRHPASVGTPAATVAAGLEIGWATTGGILGGTAIGLCAWYRAHPGTFDAYAAPRMRAWRRRWTVYLGPRWHAALRACDLYTVHRKTGEERFPRIIRTRSYSPTVDTLWLKIPAGQHARQFEARLPELTEALRVQRIAVERVKPGVVGLVIERKEPFTEVIEAPDMPAESDAVNLKDLYVGETEFGADWRLALLGQHVFVTGATGSGKNSIPMSLLRALAPMIRDGLVRLWLCDPKQMEFRTLAPIAYRYADTEADCNTLIDDYVDDLRATQRAFADNGARKITVSQQTPLNLLILDEIGALLAYGDSSISRNLRKQLAIVGSQGRATGHAMVALVQEPTKDTVPIRELFTIRICLRVTSAAHVDMVLGENARLRGAIADEIPNTDTTAGIGYVIRQHTRTPLRIRAAYVNDTEIQHLVTFVHTGQPGGHLTTVAS